In the Thermodesulfobacteriota bacterium genome, one interval contains:
- a CDS encoding lipid-binding SYLF domain-containing protein produces MTGFARSMLPALLFLLVTPVSTVSAAGEEAARVEAAAEVLEKIQSIPESAVPPALLADAHGIAIIPGVIKVGLVVGGQYGRGVLSIRKDGGRWSNPVFVNLASGSIGWQIGAESADFVLVFKTARSVEGILRGKYTLGADASVAAGPVGRSAKAATDIEMKAEIFAYSRSRGLFAGVSLAGSSMQVDRESNEAFYGGGGARPADIVEGGGVKAPAVAEKLRTALETRIR; encoded by the coding sequence ATGACGGGATTTGCGAGGTCGATGCTGCCTGCACTGCTGTTTCTTCTTGTGACGCCGGTTTCCACGGTTTCGGCCGCGGGGGAGGAAGCGGCCCGCGTCGAAGCCGCCGCGGAGGTGCTGGAGAAGATCCAATCGATTCCCGAGAGCGCGGTGCCGCCGGCGCTCCTCGCGGACGCGCACGGGATCGCGATCATCCCCGGAGTCATCAAGGTGGGACTCGTGGTGGGAGGCCAGTATGGCCGCGGGGTGCTGTCCATACGGAAAGACGGCGGGCGGTGGAGCAATCCCGTGTTCGTGAACCTCGCGAGCGGCAGCATCGGGTGGCAGATCGGCGCCGAGTCCGCGGACTTCGTGCTCGTCTTCAAGACCGCGCGCAGCGTGGAGGGGATCTTGAGGGGGAAATACACCCTTGGGGCGGACGCCTCCGTGGCGGCCGGCCCGGTCGGCCGCTCGGCGAAGGCGGCGACGGACATCGAGATGAAGGCGGAGATATTCGCCTATTCGAGGAGCCGCGGTCTCTTCGCCGGCGTGTCGCTGGCGGGGTCCTCGATGCAGGTCGACCGCGAAAGCAACGAGGCGTTCTACGGCGGAGGCGGCGCGCGTCCCGCGGATATCGTGGAAGGCGGCGGGGTGAAGGCGCCGGCCGTTGCGGAGAAGCTGAGGACGGCGCTGGAAACCCGAATTCGATGA
- a CDS encoding efflux RND transporter periplasmic adaptor subunit — translation MRGLDGFALCFALCIAIFAASCGQDGRSAPRTENGGKGPAPRAVKVAAVEESRLPRTIAVTGTLAADLEVVAGFKVAGRVVEIPVDLGTLVRKGQVLARLDPTDFRLRAEQAEASLRQVRAGLGLEPGGTDDRADPEKTALVREAAAVLAEARQNRNRTEQLWQKEYIARAEYDASLARLLVAEGRYQAAVEEIRNRMELLAERRSGLELAKQQLSDTVLTSPIDGAVRERRASIGEFLAAGAPVVGLVKLHPLRLRVAVPERDAPAVREGQRVKVRLEGDTAEHEGRVVRMSPAIQEENRTLAVEAEVANPGGRLRPGAFARAEIVVQADLPAVLAPASAVVTFAGLEKAFGVKDGRAVERKIRTGRRSGARVEILEGLAVGEEVVLDPGNLVGGAPVTVTR, via the coding sequence TTGCGCGGGCTCGACGGATTCGCGCTCTGCTTCGCGCTGTGCATCGCGATCTTCGCGGCGTCCTGCGGGCAGGACGGCAGATCGGCGCCCCGGACGGAGAACGGGGGGAAGGGGCCGGCGCCCCGCGCCGTCAAAGTCGCGGCCGTCGAGGAGAGCAGGCTTCCCCGAACGATCGCCGTCACCGGAACCCTCGCCGCCGACCTGGAGGTCGTCGCGGGGTTCAAGGTCGCCGGGCGGGTGGTCGAGATCCCCGTGGACCTCGGCACCCTCGTGCGCAAGGGACAGGTGCTGGCGCGGCTCGATCCGACGGATTTCCGGCTGCGCGCGGAACAGGCGGAGGCCTCGCTGCGCCAGGTGCGCGCCGGGCTCGGGCTGGAACCCGGCGGCACGGACGACCGGGCGGATCCCGAAAAGACCGCCCTGGTCCGGGAGGCGGCGGCGGTGCTCGCGGAGGCGCGTCAGAACCGGAACCGCACGGAGCAGCTCTGGCAGAAGGAGTACATCGCTCGGGCCGAGTACGACGCGTCGCTGGCGAGGCTCCTGGTCGCGGAGGGAAGGTACCAGGCCGCGGTCGAGGAGATCCGGAACCGCATGGAGCTGCTCGCGGAACGCCGGTCGGGGCTCGAGCTGGCGAAGCAGCAGCTTTCGGACACCGTCCTTACGTCGCCCATCGACGGGGCGGTCCGGGAGCGGAGAGCGTCGATCGGCGAGTTCCTGGCGGCGGGCGCGCCGGTGGTCGGCCTCGTGAAGCTGCACCCGCTGCGGCTGCGGGTGGCGGTGCCGGAGCGCGACGCGCCCGCCGTGCGCGAAGGGCAGCGGGTGAAGGTCCGGCTCGAGGGGGACACCGCGGAGCATGAAGGGCGGGTCGTCCGCATGAGCCCGGCCATCCAGGAGGAGAACCGCACGCTGGCCGTCGAGGCCGAGGTGGCCAACCCCGGCGGCCGCCTCCGCCCCGGGGCCTTCGCGCGGGCAGAGATCGTGGTCCAGGCCGACCTCCCCGCCGTCCTGGCGCCGGCCTCCGCGGTCGTGACCTTCGCGGGGCTCGAGAAGGCGTTCGGGGTGAAGGACGGCCGCGCCGTCGAGCGGAAGATCCGGACCGGCCGCCGTTCGGGCGCCCGCGTCGAGATCCTCGAGGGGCTCGCCGTCGGCGAGGAGGTCGTCCTCGATCCCGGCAATCTAGTCGGCGGAGCGCCTGTCACCGTGACGCGGTAG